A genomic region of Candidatus Pseudomonas phytovorans contains the following coding sequences:
- a CDS encoding biopolymer transporter ExbD, which yields MAFSTQDSDEVLSEINVTPLVDVMLVLLVVFIVTAPLLTNAIPINLPKTEAVAPVEQKDPLVVSIDGEGKLFINKDQIQPDLLETNLKAAKTKDADVRVQLQADDGVNYGEVARAMAAIERAGISKLAVITAR from the coding sequence ATGGCCTTTTCGACCCAGGATAGCGACGAAGTCCTCAGTGAAATCAACGTCACGCCCTTGGTAGACGTCATGCTGGTGCTGCTGGTGGTGTTCATCGTCACCGCGCCGCTGCTGACCAACGCCATCCCCATCAACCTGCCCAAGACCGAGGCTGTGGCCCCGGTGGAGCAGAAGGACCCGCTGGTGGTCAGCATCGATGGCGAAGGCAAGCTGTTCATCAACAAGGACCAGATCCAGCCCGACCTGCTGGAAACCAACCTCAAGGCCGCCAAGACCAAGGACGCAGATGTGCGTGTGCAGTTGCAGGCCGATGACGGCGTGAACTACGGCGAAGTGGCGCGGGCCATGGCAGCCATCGAACGTGCGGGGATCAGCAAGCTGGCGGTGATCACCGCGCGCTGA
- a CDS encoding energy transducer TonB → MGNVQSAVRAYDQPWRPAPGDLVELGRTLRLPLGQLRLQRTPVSGLKRRDKLVLGLLVLALHGAAAYWVSQAPTPELPVVPPQVPPMTIEFAAPAPPVVEPPPPAPAPPVVEPPPPPPVVDELAAKPKPKPKPVPKPVVKQAPKPQPKPVEAPPPAPVAAPAPPAPAPPAPAPITPASANAAYLKNPAPEYPQMAQRRGWEGTVLLRVEVLPSGKPGQIQIQKGSGRDALDAAALAAVKRWSFVPAKQGDVAQTGWVSVPIDFKLR, encoded by the coding sequence ATGGGTAATGTCCAGTCGGCCGTCAGGGCCTACGACCAGCCATGGCGCCCGGCCCCGGGTGACCTGGTCGAGCTTGGACGCACGCTTCGCCTGCCGCTTGGCCAGCTGCGCCTGCAACGCACGCCCGTCAGCGGGCTCAAGCGCCGCGACAAGCTGGTGTTGGGCCTCTTGGTGCTGGCACTGCATGGCGCAGCAGCGTACTGGGTGAGCCAGGCGCCAACGCCAGAATTGCCGGTAGTGCCACCACAGGTACCGCCCATGACCATCGAGTTCGCAGCGCCCGCACCGCCTGTGGTCGAGCCGCCACCGCCAGCGCCGGCGCCGCCTGTGGTCGAGCCACCGCCGCCGCCACCGGTCGTCGATGAACTGGCCGCCAAGCCCAAACCCAAGCCAAAGCCCGTGCCCAAGCCGGTGGTCAAGCAAGCGCCAAAGCCACAGCCCAAACCGGTCGAAGCACCACCGCCAGCGCCGGTGGCCGCCCCGGCGCCGCCCGCGCCAGCTCCACCCGCGCCGGCCCCGATAACCCCGGCATCGGCCAACGCCGCGTACCTGAAGAACCCGGCGCCGGAGTACCCGCAAATGGCGCAGCGCCGTGGCTGGGAAGGCACCGTGCTGTTGCGCGTGGAAGTGCTGCCCAGCGGCAAGCCCGGGCAGATCCAGATCCAGAAAGGCAGCGGTCGCGATGCCTTGGATGCCGCCGCGCTGGCCGCAGTAAAGCGCTGGAGCTTCGTACCCGCCAAGCAGGGCGACGTGGCCCAGACCGGCTGGGTCAGCGTGCCGATCGATTTCAAGCTTCGCTAA
- a CDS encoding sulfate ABC transporter ATP-binding protein: protein MSIEVRNVSKRFNSFQALNAINLDIHSGELVALLGPSGCGKTTLLRIIAGLETPDDGSIVFHGEDVSGHDVRDRNVGFVFQHYALFRHMSVFDNVAFGLRMKPKGERPSESKIAEKVHELLNMVQLDWLSDRYPEQLSGGQRQRIALARALAVEPKVLLLDEPFGALDAKVRKELRRWLARLHEDINLTSVFVTHDQEEAMEVADRIVVMNKGVIEQIGSPGEVYEQPANDFVYHFLGDSNRLALSEGHHVLFRPHEVSLSRHETEGHHAAEVRDIRPLGATTRVTLKVEGQSELIEAEVVKDHDSLTGLARGETLFFRPKVWQKVADI, encoded by the coding sequence ATGTCGATCGAAGTTCGTAATGTCAGCAAGCGCTTCAACAGCTTCCAGGCCCTGAACGCTATCAACCTGGATATCCACAGCGGTGAGCTGGTGGCCCTGCTGGGCCCGTCCGGCTGCGGCAAGACCACCTTGCTGCGGATCATCGCCGGCCTGGAAACGCCGGATGATGGCAGCATCGTGTTCCATGGCGAAGATGTGTCCGGCCACGACGTGCGTGACCGCAACGTCGGTTTCGTGTTCCAGCACTACGCGCTGTTTCGCCACATGAGCGTGTTCGACAACGTCGCCTTTGGCCTGCGCATGAAGCCCAAGGGCGAGCGCCCGAGCGAGAGCAAGATTGCCGAAAAGGTGCATGAGCTGCTGAACATGGTGCAGCTGGACTGGCTGTCCGACCGCTACCCGGAGCAGCTGTCTGGTGGCCAGCGCCAACGTATTGCCCTGGCCCGCGCCTTGGCAGTGGAGCCGAAGGTGCTGCTGCTGGACGAGCCGTTCGGTGCGCTGGACGCCAAGGTGCGTAAAGAACTGCGCCGCTGGCTGGCACGGTTGCACGAGGACATCAACCTGACCTCGGTGTTCGTTACCCACGATCAGGAAGAGGCCATGGAAGTGGCGGACCGCATCGTGGTGATGAACAAGGGCGTGATCGAACAGATCGGCTCGCCGGGCGAGGTGTACGAGCAGCCGGCCAACGATTTTGTTTACCACTTCCTGGGCGATTCCAACCGCCTGGCTTTGAGTGAAGGCCATCATGTGCTGTTCCGCCCGCACGAGGTGTCACTGTCGCGGCATGAAACCGAAGGGCACCATGCGGCCGAGGTGCGTGATATTCGGCCATTGGGTGCGACCACGCGGGTAACGTTGAAGGTGGAAGGGCAGAGCGAGCTGATCGAGGCCGAGGTGGTCAAGGACCATGACAGCCTGACCGGTTTGGCGCGGGGCGAGACGCTGTTCTTCCGGCCGAAGGTTTGGCAGAAGGTGGCGGATATCTAA
- a CDS encoding alpha/beta hydrolase — protein sequence MRNESIRYLIVPGWQGSPDNHWQSHWQRTLPNSARVEQDDWLTPQRQDWVQALERAIAAERSPVILIAHSLGCITVAHWAAQASPALRRRVRGALLVAPADVERPTCAPALRNFAPIPSGALPFPSQVVSSDNDPAVSVPRALYLAQAWGAEAGLLSNAGHINVKSGHERWEQGFAYLYRLQSRVEQRALRRA from the coding sequence ATGCGCAATGAGTCAATTCGTTACCTGATTGTGCCGGGCTGGCAAGGATCGCCAGACAACCATTGGCAGAGTCACTGGCAGCGCACCCTGCCCAACAGTGCCCGGGTCGAGCAGGATGACTGGCTGACCCCGCAACGGCAGGATTGGGTACAGGCGCTGGAGCGGGCAATTGCCGCCGAGCGCTCGCCCGTGATCCTGATTGCCCACAGCCTGGGCTGCATCACCGTCGCCCATTGGGCCGCGCAGGCCAGCCCGGCCTTGCGGCGGCGGGTGCGTGGTGCACTGCTGGTGGCACCGGCAGACGTCGAGCGGCCTACCTGCGCGCCGGCCTTGCGCAACTTCGCGCCGATCCCGAGCGGGGCGTTGCCGTTCCCCAGCCAGGTAGTCAGCTCGGACAACGACCCGGCCGTAAGCGTGCCGCGGGCGCTGTACCTGGCCCAGGCGTGGGGCGCCGAAGCGGGGTTGTTGAGCAATGCCGGGCACATCAACGTCAAGTCCGGCCATGAGCGCTGGGAACAAGGCTTCGCCTACTTGTATCGCTTGCAGAGCCGGGTAGAGCAGCGCGCACTGCGTCGCGCCTGA
- a CDS encoding MotA/TolQ/ExbB proton channel family protein, which produces MSLLASPLESVESAVIWLLVGFSVVTWGLALVKVAQFVRLKNQDKRFHQQFWAASSLDSAAEISHELPGPAARVAQSGYAAIAVGDTQANDLSHAINHQDRLERALRQQIVRERRSLETGLAVVASIGSTSPFIGLFGTVWGIMEALKGISAAGSASLETVAGPIGAALVATGVGIAVAVPAVLVYNYFLRRLKLTAADLDDFAHDFYSLAQKSAFRVLVHPAVQKAQAGFTQPVKEAS; this is translated from the coding sequence ATGAGCCTGCTGGCATCCCCCCTCGAATCCGTTGAAAGCGCAGTCATCTGGCTGCTGGTCGGTTTCTCTGTCGTCACCTGGGGCCTGGCCCTGGTCAAGGTTGCGCAGTTCGTGCGGCTGAAAAACCAGGACAAGCGCTTCCACCAGCAGTTCTGGGCAGCCTCCAGCCTGGACTCGGCTGCAGAAATCAGCCATGAGCTGCCCGGCCCGGCTGCCCGCGTTGCCCAGTCCGGCTACGCCGCGATTGCCGTTGGCGATACTCAGGCCAATGACCTGAGCCACGCCATCAACCACCAGGACCGCCTGGAGCGCGCCCTGCGCCAGCAGATCGTGCGTGAGCGTCGCTCGCTGGAAACCGGCCTGGCAGTGGTCGCCAGTATCGGCAGCACCTCGCCCTTCATCGGCCTGTTCGGCACGGTATGGGGCATCATGGAAGCACTCAAGGGTATCAGCGCGGCCGGCTCCGCCAGCCTGGAAACCGTGGCCGGGCCGATTGGTGCAGCACTGGTGGCCACTGGCGTAGGTATCGCCGTCGCGGTGCCGGCAGTGCTGGTCTACAACTACTTCCTGCGCCGCCTCAAGCTGACCGCTGCCGACCTCGATGACTTCGCCCACGACTTCTACAGCCTGGCGCAGAAGAGTGCCTTCCGCGTGCTGGTTCACCCTGCTGTGCAAAAAGCCCAGGCGGGTTTCACCCAGCCGGTGAAGGAGGCGTCCTGA